CAGCGGGGGTCGAGCCGCACGAGGCCCGGGTCGCCGACGTACTGGAAGGCGCGCTCCGGGCGGTCCGGCGGCCGCAGGCGCAGCACCGTGACCGTGCGCAGGCCGAGGTGCGCGAAGCCGGGGTCGATGGAGAAGCGGGATTCGTCGGACTCGATGTCGTATTCCAGCAGCACGTCGAGCAGCGCCTGGCGCCACGGAAGCTGCAGCCCGGGGTCGAGCGGCGGGTCGTCGAAGTGCGCCAGCGCCGTCTCGTAGCTGGCGAAGGACCGGTCCGAGGGGAGGGAGACGCGGGTCGCCACGATGCGGGGCGCGGCCAGGCGCCGGTCCTCCTCGTAGAACGTCACGTAGTCGGCGAGCCAGAGTTGCGCGGCATCGCGGAGGAAGGGGTCCGCCGCCTCCAGTTCCAGGTACCCGAGTCCGTACGTGGGGAACTCGATGTCCCGCATCGCCTCGAGGGGCGCCCGCACGAGGAAGCGCAGGCGGGAACCCTCCGGCACGACGAACGCCTGCACCGTGACGTCCGCCGGAATCTCGTGCGGCAAGGCGCCGCCCGCCTCGCCCGCCCGATCCGGCGCCGCCCGCGCCGCCCCGGCCAGACTCGTCAGCCCGTAAAGCGCGAGCACGCACCCCATCAGGGGCGCCGTGCGCCGGCTTGGATGCCGTGTGTGGCCTCGCTTCATCCGCGATCCCCGAACTTCCTCGAGCGTTCCCGGTCCGCCCGCACGATGGCGCGGCCGGCGCGCGCCGTCGACCCCGGCCGATCTCTGGACGAACGCGAACGGCATCGGTAGCGTGAATCACTACACTATTCGCAAGGAGAGACGGCCATGAATGGAAAGCGGCGAACCCTCATCTTCGGCGTGGTTGCGGGCATCGCCCTCGCGCTGGCGTGCGGCCAGGCGGCCATGGACGACGGGGCCCAGGCCAGCGAGGGACAGGGCGTCGAGGCGCCGATGTTCGAGGTCGATCCGTTCTGGCCGAAACCGCTGCCGGACCACTGGGTGCTCGGCTCGGCGATCGGCGTGGGCGTCGACTCGCGCGACCACGTCTTCATCGTGCACCGGGGCAACCTCACCGAGCGCACCGAGGGCGGGGCCGACGCCGACCCGCCGATCGGCGACTGCTGCCGCGCCGCGCCCCCCGTGCTCGAGTTCGATCCCGAAGGGAACCTCGTCAACGCCTGGGGCGGCCCCTCCGAGGATTACGTGTGGCCGGGCTCGAACCACGGGATCACCGTCGACCACATGGACAACCTGTGGATCGGCGGCAACGGGCCGAACGACACGCACATCCTGAAGTTCTCGCGCGACGGCGAGTTCCTCGCCTCCTACGGCGAGCCGGAGGCGGGGCCCGCGGCCGACAGCCACAGCGAGACGCGCTTCAACCGGGTGGCGAAGCTCGCGTTCGACGCCTCGGCCAACGAGGCCTACCTCGCGGACGGCTACGGCGGCCGCCGCGTCGCGGTGCTCGACGCCTCGACCGGCGCCTTCAAGCGCTACTGGGGCGCCTACGGCAACGCGCCCGACGACACGCCCACGCCGCCCTACGACCCGGACGCGCCGCTCATCCAGCAGTTCCGCACGCCCGTGCACTGCGCCGAGCCCTCGCTCGACGGCCTCGTCTACGTGTGCGACCGTCCCAACGACCGCATCCAGGTCTTCCAGACGGACGGGACGTACGTCGATGAGGTGCGGATCGCGCCGCGCACGCTGGGCGACGGGTCGACGTGGGACGTCGCCTTCTCGCGCGACGCGGACCAGAAGTACATGTACGTCGCCGACGGCAAGAACATGCGGGTCTACATCATGGACCGCGCCTCGCTCGAGATCCTGACCAGCTTCGGCGACGGCGGCCGTCAGCCGGGCCAGTTCTTCGCCGTCCACAGCATCGCGACGGACTCGAACGGCAACATCTACACGACGGAGACCTACGAGGGGAAGCGCGTCCAGAAGTTCGTGTACATGGGCTTGGGCCCGGTGCCGGCCGAGCACCAGGGACCGCCCTGGCCGCGCGGCGACCAGTAGACGGAAGGACCGGCCCGAAAGGACCGGCACGGAAGGACCGACGAGGAGGTATGGCCATGAACGGCAAGCGGCGAGTCGTCATTGGTGGCGTGGTTTCCGGCGCGGTCATCGCGCTCGCCTGCGGGCAGGCCGCGATGGACGACGCGGACTCGACCGCGGGCTCGGCCGACCCGGGCTCGGGCGGCGCGGGGCAGGGCGTCGAGGCGCCGATGTTCGAGGTCGACCCCTTCTGGCCCAGGCCCCTGCCGGAACACTGGCTCCTCGGTTCCACGGTCGGGGTCGGCGTGGACTCGCGCGACTACGTGTTCATCATCCATCGCCGCGCCTCCATCAACCCCGGCACGGAACTGGGACTCGACGCGGATCCGCCGACCAGCGAGTGCTGCCGGGCGGCGCCGGAAGTGCTCGTGTTCGACCCCGAGGGCAACCTCGTGAACTCGTTCGGAGGCCCCTCCGACGACTACGTGTGGCCCGAGTCGAACCACGGGATCACGGTCGACCACATGGACAACGTGTGGATCGGCGGCAACGGGGCGAGCGACTCGCACATCCTCAAGTTCTCGCGCGACGGCGAGTTCCTCGCTTCCTACGGGCAGCCGCAGGTGGGGATGGAGCCCGACAGCCACAGCGAGACGCGCTTCAACCGGGTGGCGGAGGTCGGCTTCGACGCGGAGGCGAACGAAGCCTACGTCGCGGACGGCTACGGCGGCCGCCGCGTCGCCGTGCTGGACGCGTCGACCGGCGCCTTCAAGCGCTACTGGGGCGCCTACGGCAACGCGCCCGACGACACCCCGCCGCCCCTCTACGACCCGGACGCGCCCCCCTCGCAGCAGTTCCGGACTCCGGTGCACTGCGCGCAGCCCTCGCTGGACGGTCTGATCTACGTCTGCGACCGCGCGAGCGACCGCATCCAGGTCTTCCAGCGGGACGGGACGTTCGTCGACGAGGCGATGATCGCGCCGCGCACGCTGGGCGCCGGCTCGACCTGGGACCTCGCCTTCTCGCGCGATCCGGAGCAGCGGTACATGTACGTCGCCGACGGGTCGAACCACCGCGTGTACGTCATGGACCGCGCCTCGCTCGAGGTGTTGACGATGTTCGGCGACGGCGGCCGCCAGCCGGGACAGTTCATCGGCGTCCACAGCGTGGCGACCGACTCGAGGGGCAACGTCTACACGACCGAGACGTACGACGGAAAGCGCATCCAGAAGTTCGTGTACATGGGCATGGGCCGCGTACCCCCCGAACAGGGCCCCCTCTGGCCCGGCCGCTAGTTCGACTGCGCGTTCAGCCGTTCTCCGCTTCGTGTTTGACTCTTTGGAGAATTGCTTGATCAACCACGGAACGAACCGTCGGAGAGACCCCTCTCAGCCGGATCGCGTTCATGAATCGTAGCGCGCCGATCCGCACGAAGAGCTTGCCGAGGAACTCGTCGGCAAAGCTGCTGGAAACGATGGATACGCCATCGAAGTCCACGTTGATCGGGTGGGTCGGGTACATGGCCATGAGCTTCTCGATCTTCGTGCGGGTCGATCTCCCCGAGAACCTCGACCCCACCGAGCCGGCCTCTTTCCTGACGACGAAGTTGAGAACGTCGTCGGTCGCGTCTTCGTAGCGAAGCTCGACGTAGTCAGCCGAGTCAAGCCGCTCCGGATTCTCGAGAGCGCGCCACAATGCCTCGGGCTCCGAGTAGTCCAGCCGGACGACCACGAGTGTGCCGGTGACGGGGATACTTTCGTCGCGGGCGCCGGCATCTGAACCGATACTGGCGTAGCCGGAGTGGATCTCGAAGTGGCCCGCGCCCACGCTGGAGGCCTGGTGGGTGCCGAACAGACCATGCCCCATTCCCTCGGCGGTGCTGGTGACTCCGCGCTCGATCGAACGTTCAAGAGCTTCAACGTCGGATAGCTTGGGCATCGTCGTTCTCATCGCGCGTGGGATTCCCCGTCCCCCATCGGCGACGACGAACTCCAGTTGCTGTCTCGCCGGATACTGACTCAACTGAACAAGTCCGCCCTGGGAACAATCAGCATGCCGAAGCACGTTGTCCACGACCTCGAACACCGTCCAGTCGAAAGCAGCCAGGTCCCGCTTCGTCAGTTCGGCCGAGGAAGAAAGCACCGCGTCATTGATTTGAGATACGATCTCCTCCTGCTCATCCGGGGACGTAAACCGCCGCGCCGGAAGAACATCGGTGGGTTGCCACGTCGATCTCTCGAATTTCCCTGGAGTTGCCAGGTGCGCCCAGTTGGCGTTGGTAAACAGGCGTCTCAGCTTACCCTCGGCGGGACGAATCAAAGTGAAGTCTACATCCAGTTCGTCCCGCAGCCGTGCGCATGTGGCCAGGACCGCGAGCATCGGGCCGGGGAACGCGAGCTTGGCCTCAGAGAAATCCAGCTTAACGTCCGTAAATCCCTTGACGTGCGTAGCTTGGTGCATTGCCGCGAGGACAACCCGGAACGAACCGAGGACGAGGTCGCCCGCGATCCGAACGTGACCCCCTTCGCGCTCAACATGGAGACTGCCGGGATTCATCGTACTCGTCTCGTGGAACGGGTGCGCTTTGGCCCGCCAATGCTACCGTTGGCAGACATGTCCAACAAGCTTGATCAGGAGACCTGCAGGCGGGCGTAGAGGTAGCGGCCGTTGAACCCCATCGCCGAGAAGGAGCGGTAGGGGAAGATCCCTCCGAACGCGTCCACCCGCGCCGGGAAGGCGTCGAAGAGGTTCTCGCCGCCGACCGTGAGCCGCCACCCTCCCGCCACGTCGACGTGGACGCGCGCATCGAAGGCGACCTTCGGCTGGAGGAGCCGGATCCTGTGGGGGTGCTCGCCGACGCCGAGCGCGCGCAGTTCCTCCTGCGCCCCGTAGACGTTCGCCCCGAGGCCGACCTCGAACGCCCCGCTCGTGAAGCTAGTTTCGAACCTGCCGCGCCAGTCCGGCCGCCCCTCCTCGAGGAAATGGACGTCGAACCCGTCGTAGATCCGGAACGATTCGTCCCGCAGCGCCTCGTTTTCATGCACGCAGACCGCGATGTCGTCCTCCGGGCAGCGCCCGCGCACCTGCCCCCAGCCCACCGAGGCCCCGAGTTCGAGGCGTGAGGCGTCCCCGAGCCGCCGCCCCCACGTGAGCGCCGCGTCGACGCCGTACGAGCGCAGGTCGATCGCGTTGGCGAAGAAACGGACCGATTCCGCGGCGAAGTCCGCCAGCAGGTGATCGACCAGGCCGCTGGCGCCTTCCGCGAGCGGGTTGGAGAGGAGGATGGCGTCGTCGACCTCCGTCGCGTAGCCGTCGATCGTGAAACGCAGGCCAT
This genomic stretch from Candidatus Palauibacter scopulicola harbors:
- a CDS encoding DUF4325 domain-containing protein, producing MNPGSLHVEREGGHVRIAGDLVLGSFRVVLAAMHQATHVKGFTDVKLDFSEAKLAFPGPMLAVLATCARLRDELDVDFTLIRPAEGKLRRLFTNANWAHLATPGKFERSTWQPTDVLPARRFTSPDEQEEIVSQINDAVLSSSAELTKRDLAAFDWTVFEVVDNVLRHADCSQGGLVQLSQYPARQQLEFVVADGGRGIPRAMRTTMPKLSDVEALERSIERGVTSTAEGMGHGLFGTHQASSVGAGHFEIHSGYASIGSDAGARDESIPVTGTLVVVRLDYSEPEALWRALENPERLDSADYVELRYEDATDDVLNFVVRKEAGSVGSRFSGRSTRTKIEKLMAMYPTHPINVDFDGVSIVSSSFADEFLGKLFVRIGALRFMNAIRLRGVSPTVRSVVDQAILQRVKHEAENG